Below is a genomic region from Thunnus maccoyii unplaced genomic scaffold, fThuMac1.1, whole genome shotgun sequence.
taaccctaaccctaaccctaaccctaaccctaaccctaaccctaacccctaaccctaaccctaaccctaaccctaaccctaaccctaaccctaaccctaaccctctaaccctaaccctaaccctaaccctaacccaaccctaaccctaaccctaaccccaaccccaaccctaaccctaaccctaaccctaaccctaaccctaacccctaacccctaaccctaaccctaaccctaaccctaaccctaccctaaccctaaccctaaccctaacccctaaccctaaccctaaccctaaccctaacccaaccctaaccctaaccctaaccctaacccctaaccctaaccctaaccctaaccctaccctaaccctaaccctaaccctaaccctaccctaaccctaaccctaaccctaaaccctaaccctaaccctaaccctaaccctaaaccctaacccctaaccctaaccctaaccctaaccctaaccctaaccctaaccctaacccctaaccctaaccctaaccctaacccctaaccctaaccctacccctaccctaaccctaaccctaaccctaacccctaaccctaaccctaaccctaaccctaaccctaaccctaaccctctaaccctaaccctaaccctaaaccctaaccctaaccctaacccctaaccctaaccctaaccctaaccctaaaccctaaccctaaccctaaccctaacccctaaccctaaccctaaccctaaccctaaccctaacccaacccctaaccctaaccctaaccctaaccctaacccaaccctaaccctaaccctaaccctaaccctaaccctaaccccctaaccctaaccctaaccctaacccctaacccctaaccctaaccctaaccctaaccctaacccctaaaccctaaccctaaccctctaaccctaaccctaaccctaactctaaccctaaccctaaccctaaccctctaaccctaaccctaaccctaaccctaaccctaaccctaacccaaccctaaccctaaccctaaccctaaccctaacccctaaccctaacccctaaccctaaccctaaccctaaccctaaccctaaccctaaccctaaccctaacccctaccctaaccctaaccctaacccctaccctaaccctaaccctaaccctaaccctaacccctaccctaaccctaaccctaacccctaaccctaacccttaaccctaaccctaaccctaaccctaaccctaacccctaacccctaaccctaacccctaacccctaacccctaacatTCAACAGAAATGAAGTCACCTGTTCAACATCTATGATGCAGTCAGATGCCCAGGCTGCATGGTGAGGATGTGCTTCAGTTGAAACCTTGTGTAGAGAAAGGgataaaatatcattaaattacCATTAAGGCACAACAAGACTGTACCTGCTGATACCCTGAGAGCTAACAATACAATTATATACTGAGGAAATGACAGATGATGATAGTGAGGTTTTAAAACTTACCTGATTAATGTTGTCTGAGCAATATACAAGTGTCTTGTCTGGACAGGACATGACAGAGATTCTCTCTCACCCAAAAGCTATATGAAAACATACaatagtgaaattaaaatagatttttacacacatataaGTGTTAAATTAATTGTTCAATTATACTTTGTACTATGGCTAAAATTTGTGGAAAGAGATCATTTCAGTGTCTCTACAGCAAAATCCATGTCCTTACTcttgtaattttattttcatggcaTTCCATATGAATTgctatttttaattaaatacaataaaccaCTTCCATACAGCAATGATGAAAAACTGCTATGCATCTAACATTACATAGAAATACTGATACTACTAAATACTTAACAGTGCACATATAGAGACCTCAGAGTGTCTATACTTGAACAGAACATACACACTGAGGACTGTGTATCTATAACACTTAGACCTTAAAACACATCTCTCAATAAGTATCAATAAACTCCTGCCAACTTCCAGTCAAAACTGTTTtgctactgaaaaaaaatctgatgtcatTATCAACATTCAATGGAAATGAAGTCACCTGTTTAACATCTTTGGTGCAGTCAGATGCCCAGGCTGCATGGTGAGGATGTGCTTCAGTTGAAACCTTGTGtagagaaagggaaaaaaatctcattaaatAACCAGTAAGACACAATAAGACTGTACCTGTTGATACGTAGTGAGTTAACAACACAATTATCTATACAGGAGAATGATAGGAGTAAACTATTACTAGGGAAACTCAAgttcatgtaaaaatacttgGTGACTGACCAAAGCTCTATTCATTATTACGCTACACGGTGcacctgttttgtttattttgtgaaaatactGTGAAATTACGGTAGACTCAAACAGCAACTTGTTAGCTCTTTGTGAAAATGAAGTTCTGTCTGTACCTTTAATCTCCATGGCCAGTCCGAATCTCCATAGTTGTAGGTTATCTCTTCCCCTGGCCTGATGTCCTTGATTGCAAATAAACAGAGATGAGGCTTTCTATCCACAGTGATGATCCTCATTCTGCTGTTTGGGCTTACATGATCATCGTTGATGAGTCTCCCTAGGGAGTCGTCCTCTCTGGCTGCATCAATACTGAAATTGCAAAAAATTCtgattacaaaatgtaaaagtataaTGACAGAAGCACACTatactgaatgaataaataaatcaccatCACctctactactattactactactactattgcCACTACTAACATCAAGTTAGTACAAAAtggcagtttgtttttctgggtGAAATTAAACttacaaaaaatactgtaaattaagTATGACAACACATGTACCATAGTTTTTTTCCCATTGCAGAGAAATTCAAACATGAAAACCTTCAGGGCATCGTGGTTCAGTCTTAGCCTGTTTTCATGTTCCTGTTTGCCTATGATTTCCAATCGATATTCAATAAGAAAGTCTCCCTTCTGAAAGTGGCGGCAACTGAACACTCCTCGACCTAACGAAGAACAGAAGATGTGTCAGAAATATGAAGAGATTAAAGCAATAATTAAAAGTATACCTGTGCTAAAGAATTTTTAACAAATGGCAACTCacctttaaatgaattaatatattttatattgaatcCATCCTTGTCTTTGCCCAAGGATGCAAAATATGCTGCCTCTTCTTTAGGATTAATCTTCACTCTCTGTGGCCTTATTGCTGACATCTCATGCTAAAGACAATGATGACTTCAGTATAgctatagaaaaaaaatctgatcagtTTAATTATCATAGTTTGTTAACAACTTACTGCAGACCTATTTTACAGTTGACTTTCAGTCTTTTAAGTGTCTGTGTAGGAAATGTGCCAAATAGatatgctatacaaataaatttgccttGCCTTACTAGTAAGCCATATGTCAGActcggggaagcaggagtggacccaaacgcagaggccggaatgcagatatgatgaaaaaaactcTCCTTTAATTGTGGATGGTCATGAACAgtcaaacagagcagaacagaactagcagatgcgacaacacaaaacgatccaacaaggactgaacagaaaaccagaacttaaaaagaaactgaactaacaaggagatgaggtgcaggtggggagatgggtggagaactcaagagaggggagtgaacatacagggagctgatcggctgaggacacacagggagcagggcagggctgacgaggctaacacagggcaggtgtggggaaaacagagcagggcaggactaacaagtccaaatgcagggcaggtgtggaggagcacatgaacacacaagggaaacagaacaaaaacccagaaaacaaactcaatgccatctacactaacccatccaaaaccaaccacaaacacaaacccaagcacacaacccaacaaaccaaTGACGCAGTCCTCCAAAACCCACCACCCAACCCATACAAGAAAACCCCCATGAACCGAAGGACCAAACAGAAgtgcaaaaccaggagaccccaaagaacacaacacaagaccaaaaaacacccaaagtccaggcaagatgtgacaccATACTGGTGAACAAGCACATAGTTTTGAACCTAGACTAAATTAAGTCAAGGGTCAAAGTGTAAATGCCCTGAAAAGGCAGTATATGTGTCAAAGATGTGTGGACACAAACTTTCCTCTGGTCATGTATTATAATGACTGAACACTACACAACTTCATAACATTACAatcaatactgtacatacatagtATACTAGTTCTGTACATACTAGTACAGGTGTCACAAGACAGCTCTCCTAAATGTTTGCAGTATTGTGTAACAAACACTAATAAACTTTACTGAAATGCTTATATTAAACaggataatatatatatacatatatatttgtgtgtgtgtgtattcatggaCTATTGTTatggattattattaccatGGATTCATAATTCACAAACTAAAGTGTGATAACTTTGCTCATGTCTAGTACTGATAGCACTACCTCATAATGTACAACCTACAACACTACCAGTACACTGAATTAATAACAAAGACATTTCAgcaaacatacaacatacataaaTTTACAGGATAGTCTGCAAACTACATCGCCAGTCGAGTGATTTTCCCCACATCACTTACTTAGTCCAAAGACAACACTGCGATTAGCATAACATGACATTAGCATTGTTAGCTTATTTGCCGTCAGTTAGCATAACATTAGGTTAGCATGGTTAGCTTATTGGTCATCCTGCAATTAACGTCATTACTCCACAATGTACTGACATACCGTAATACTAATACTTTCCCGAGAACATATACGCATTCATCTAACACACTACTGAATCATATATACGGAATCATACCTGAAAAGGGAGTTTCTCACGAAAGCAGAAGTATCACATTTTCACTTATAATTTCTCTCACTCTATCAACCATGTCCAAGCAAAGCCAACGttagctaaactaagctaaactaaactgTCCTCAAACTAAGCTAGCATTGGCATTAATTTCCCAGAAATTTATATGATCAATTGCTGGATGAAATGGCACTTTCAACTAGCTACCGATATCAAAAAAGCTGCCTTGACTAGTTTCTGGATGCGAAATGTAGTGCTGGGTTTTGAGTCTTACCTCTTCTCCACAGGTGCAGGTGAAAATGTGCTGGTTCAGCAGGATATAACATGATGTTAACCAGGAAATGATTTGGTGGCTGGCTGAAGAGAGGTCACCTCGTTTAGGGTAACAGCAGTTTTGACAAAAACCGTAATTATGAGGACAGGCGACTGTCAGCCAATCAAAAGCTGTGAACTTTACACGTGTGAATTATTCATTAGTGGGTGCAGTTACATTGACCCACCTACAGAGGCCGCTGTGTCatacacagattttacacaaatTCACGTAAATCTGAATTGTGGAGACATTTGCTGAAACTTTGGATTCTGGGTCTCTACACCTATAGAAACACGTCTACGCTGTCCGAATTATGAGGACCCTGTCCTCACAAttcaaaatgtcctcacagtGTGGCATGTATTCATGCAAAACGTCTCCATAAACTACAAAtgctcatacacactcactcacacacacacaaacacacactaacacacacacacaaacacacagacacacactcacacacaaacacacactcacacacacacacacacacactcacgcacacactaacacacactaacacacacacacactcatgcacacactcacacacacaaacacacacaaacacacaaacacacacacacactcacacaaacacacaaaacacactgacacacacataaacacacacacacaaacactcacacacacacacacatgcacacaaacacactcacacacacacacacacacacacacacacacactcacacacacacaaacacaggccagaccaaagagtccacaacttacctttaaaatacttacctacctcttatacggtaataccaaccaaacagtccacaacttacctttagaatacttacctacctcttataccttaatacctacctcatctctcatgggtgtcaagatttttcgaaaaGTCACTCCACGACtggtacgaatagactccaaatgacctgaaacgtgctccttAATACTTTCTGCATGGTCGATTTTGGCCTCCAcactgaaattttcatcccagtcatttccaatggggaggacattttgctctataactcgggaaccaaaagtcgtagagactcgggagtgaGTGGCTTCAGACCTAATTGGAGGGCTCTGAACGtgccagtcttggacccatgtctctacgacctgCCATTcctgagatacagccatttcaaaaaccgGAAGTGgcgtatctcaggaccggaagctcgcacatgctcgtgggcCGTtcctgaattagtggggatggagcttggttccaagtctctatgacctccctatcaaaagttattcacatttgtcccgttttgtccagtgagacaaacctcgttttacccACAtacctaacccctaacccctaaccctaacccctaaccctaactccctaacactaacccctaacccctaaccctaaaaaaTGGCTCATCATGGGATACTCCAATGTCACCAGAGTGCCACCGTTTACAGCCTCAGACTTACAGATAGATAGTTATCCAGGGGCCACCTTCAGACACACTGAAGCCATCCTCACTAGAGCCACTTCATCTGTCACGGTGGAAACAGTGATCTTGTCCTTTGGTTTAAAGAACAGATCACGAAATGTCAAACAGACAACATTCAAACAACTACAAGCAGCTGTCAAAACAGCACAACTCAGATTTCCACAAGCAGAGATCCGCGTGCCGCAAATTAACTACCCCAGGGCTTTGCCACTTAAAGACCAAAGTAATTTGCTGCATCTCAATGCTTACATTACCAAAAACTGCAGATACATACCTGAACTGCCCATGAGAGTCTTCAAAatagagacagacaaaataCACTGGACCAAACCCACAGCCAGACGCATGCTTCAACACTGGTTTGATTATGTAAAATAACTATCACCATAAGCCTGCCTGTACAGGAGGGGAgcaaaaatgtgatgaatttggcaaataaatgttcatctgaCACCCCCACAACTCACCCTGTTGAATATGGGACTAACTTTTATTCCTACTAAGGgcagtaataaaaacataatcgAACAGACTAGATGGGATCTACAATTATGTCACAGAAAAATTAAATTGGCAGCATAtttccaaaacacaaaagataCAATACCTCCTCCTTTCATCCCCAAATCACATCGGACTCCTCCTTGTGGCAAACTGCCACCTGAAATCACTGCTCTGATCAGAACTGACATCCAATATGTTGACACAAAATTCCAGGTCTCTTATACACAGCCGAACCTGAGCAGAGAGGAAGCTGAGGCATTAAAAGAcctcaaaaacaacagaaaaataatcattaaaccAGCTGATAAGGGCAATGCAGTTGTCATTTTGGATAGAGAACAATATCTATGGGAGGGATACAGACAATTGAatgataaacattattatttaaaattgaaaattcTGGCCCTTGTATGTGGTGGTGTCCAGAAAGTCCACTGAGGTCCTGCTGGTAGTAGATTTCACTTCTATAGATTCATTGTGATTGTTTAGAGTGATTAAGAAATGATCAAAATCCTCCTCTGAGTGTTGCCATACACCCCAGATGTCATCCAGGTATCTATTATAATATAAAGGTTTTTTAATACAAGAGGCTAAGGCTGATGTTTCCCACTCTGCCATAAAAATATTAGCATATGCTGGTGCAAATTTCTTGCCCATAGCTGTGCCTTtgatttgtagaaaaaaattCTCCATTAAATTCAAAGTCATTTCTGGTCAAATTAATTTCTAATAGTTGTATCAATTCCTTGTCTGGTCTGTTTTTATTAGgatatttatgaaatatgttttttatggcTTGTATGCCTTGTGGAATGTCAATATTTGTGTATAAACTATCAATATTAATTGTGAATAAGGtggcatttttttctaaattgaTAAAACCTATATATACAGATACAAAGCCCATGATTGAGAAAATTGTACAAATATTACAGGATAAAAAATTCGTAAATGCTAAACAAAAGCAATATTTACTGGGCGACCCAGAACCCAGAGCCCAGATTGTTTTATATGTAGCCAAAAATACATTAAGACCCATCTAAGTGGAGCAAACCACATGAAATTCCTGCAGGAATTCCTGACACCTACCATATGGCCGAGTTCCTagacttttatttaaatcttcTCTCTACCTTACACCCCAGCTCCATCAAAGACATATatgattttgtggaaaaaatcaaaaaaatccACATCCTAAAAAATGCCATCTTATTCATAATGGATATTGATAGTCAACCTGGCAACGTGATCCAATTTTTGaatttcctaaccctaaccctaacccttcccctcgcctaaccctaaccacacCCATCCCCTTGCCTAACCCCAACCACACCTATCCCcctgcctaaccctaaccacaaACATCCCTTTCCCTAACCCAGACCTACCCCTCCCTTAGCCCCCCCACCCCAATAgacttttctcctctcctttcttctccctttccttttctttttttttgttgatttctcTTCCCCTCCCCCTCAGCCCTCCCACCTCTGCCCTGTCCGGATTCCTGGTCCCATGGGGAGGGAACTCGCAACAGCTCCCTCAACTTGAgttttcatttctcttcctgtcattGGGCCAGTGATAAACAGTCTCCCAAGAACCCTGAACCCCgaccccaaccccaaccctaaccctgctGTCTGACAGGATAGTCATATGGATAACGAGGTGGATGTTAATATTTGAGTTTAATATGGAGTAAACTCTGCACCAGAGTTGACTATGGTTCTGTGGCTTTTGTGAAACCTAGGAATCCCTCTCAGTGTTGATGCTGAAGCCTTCCGGCCTCCCTGGCTGTGAGCTCCTTCAGCCTCCTCACTGTATGTATAATTTGCACACCACAGATCTGTAAATACTTCAACCACAAATCTGGAAGGCTCACTCGGGAAATTCCAACATGACAGTGCCAAGCACGTACACCACTCAGCTCGCTTGGAGTGTTTTTCAGCCATCCAGAAACAGAAGCTATGTAATTTAACAGCAATAAGTACCACAGCATCCAGTAGCCAGCACTGCTTCACAGTttcatataattttatttaattatgacATAACATGGCCACTTGGAACTCCATCTCaaggtgttcagttgggttaAGATATGGTGAGTTTCAAGGCCATAACATAggattcacatcattttatactcatcaaaccattcagtgaatCCTTATACCCCATATCTGTTATGGTTTGaaaggtggacccaaatgcagacacagactAGAGTGACAGTAAATGAAGTAAGGCTTTATTGCCAGGACTGGAGGACTGAGAGGAGTAAGGGAGAATGGCAAGGGCTGGCAGAAGGGAGCAGGTGGTAGTGGGCTGGAGAGTGGGCAAGCTGGCAGGTAGGCAGGCGAGCGATGGTCCAGGAGCACTGGATAGAGAAACAGCAGTTAGTAACAAATCCAAACATTGAGAAATCATCATATAAGTGAGGCCTGTGGTGTAAGCTACCGCTTGAGCAGAAACAACGATCTGGCGATGAGTGGATGAAGAGCCGGGGTAGATATACTGCATGCTGAGGAAGTGATGAGAGGCAGGTGAGCAGACTGGGAGAGGTGATGAGCTGATTGCAGCCAGGAGTGTagtctaaccctaaccctaaccaaaacataaacacagagaaagacagacaggggagCATTGGAAACACAAGGAAGGGGgaaaaacagggaaacactaGGGAATCTTCAGGTACCATAacaatataacatatataacataacaataactgcatttgttatgtttctacACTCATTTATTTAGGTTTTTCCATTAATATGTCACCTGCCAGCATCTCTGCAGTAACTGTAGGTCTATTCCTTTAAGTTCAAATTCAAGTTgaatttcagcttttttaaTTCTACATGTTGCACTAGGATTTGGTAATCCCagtatattcatatttaatatactgtatatatacataaagaCATATCCAGACATGGATCTTCACTGGAATTTAGTCAAATATCTCAGTTCAAAGCCTGCCTCCACCACATTTCATGGAAATTAGTTTCCTACTCTCACCTGCAAATGGACAGATGCTTCTGAAGACATCAACAAAATGAGGCCTAATTTAATGGCTTATAATCCTTCTGTGCCCATTCATGACCCTTCTTCAACACTGGAGCCATGTTGTTCAATTGCGATAATAACATGTGGTTATGTAATTATGCTGTGCTATACTAAGGGAGAAAATGACCCACAGACTGTTCTGTGAATGAACAGTTGGACTTTTTCAGGCCAAAATGTCTGGTATTTACATGCCTCGCCCCCAAATATGCTTGAAGCTGCCTCTATGTATTTATATGAAAGTATGTGTATCTTTATGtgtgtaaacagcatttgtGCCCACTGTGACAAAAAACAATTGAAGAGTTGTTTGTGTGCTCAACATTTTAGGGGCAATCcattgatatttatttaattgtcatTTCAAGTTCTACACTGTGAAatagttgattgattgattgattgattgattgattgattgattgattgattgatttaattgtccacctcagtggaaatttgtctttgttcatGACAACTCTCTGAGGGAGGTCAGTTAGAAAGCTTCTGATccaatgttcattttaaaaagtcattctAAAAGAGAGCCCATTTGCATATTGTTAAAATCAGAGCTAAAATCAATGAAAAGAATATGAGAAAATGATTTTGGTTGCTGTAGATGTCCAGCTATTTGGTCCTCTAATGTCTTTTTCAAGTCAGAGGAAATAATCCTGATGGTGTCATAATGATGTCAAAAGGGTTATCTCACCTTGGGCCACATTTTTTTTAGCAGAGAGCCTGAGTTAGAGAGCCAAGTGGTGGTGTGAAATTTGAGAGACATGAACATTGCAGGTACAGAAGGGCTAATGACTAAATGCCATAgaattgcattatgggaaatgtagtattTCGGAACTTGAGCCACACTTGTGGCTAGAAATTTGGATATGTCCCCCTGGATCCAAGGTGTATCTAGGGAGTGCTGCTGACTAGGAAACACAAAACCCAGAGAGAGACCCAATACCATCACAACACATTACCTCTTCTGTCAAACTTTCTGATGCTCTCTAAATCCTTTGGCACAAAACTCCCTCTGCATCagtattcatcatttttatccACTGGCAAGATGTTATGAAAGAAAAGGAGTGGGGTAATCTTGACAATTATTGTTCCATTAAGAAGAAGATATTAAGTTTCAAACTGCAGTACACCATCTTGAATTATTGATGCTTTGCTTCCTTTAGTTACTTATGTTGAAACATGTTTTGCCCAAAGAATAATTAACAGTAGTGGAAGACACATTCACATTCTTTGCttaagtagcaataccacaatgttaaaatacattACAACAGGTATAAGTCCTGTTTCAAAGTTTTACAGGAGCAAAAGAGCAGGagtaatatatacatatataaatactgGATCTCACTATCtgaccacatgtttcaagacgAGGAAACAGC
It encodes:
- the LOC121893599 gene encoding uncharacterized protein LOC121893599 isoform X2, which produces MGKKLCIDAAREDDSLGRLINDDHDIRPGEEITYNYGDSDWPWRLKVSTEAHPHHAAWASDCTKDVKQLLGERESLSCPVQTRHLYIAQTTLIRFQLKHILTMQPGHLTAS
- the LOC121893599 gene encoding N-lysine methyltransferase KMT5A-A-like isoform X1, with the translated sequence MGKKLCIDAAREDDSLGRLINDDHVSPNSRMRIITVDRKPHLCLFAIKDIRPGEEITYNYGDSDWPWRLKVSTEAHPHHAAWASDCTKDVKQLLGERESLSCPVQTRHLYIAQTTLIRFQLKHILTMQPGHLTAS